CTTCTTGAAGGTGAACTCGTGCGCGTCGATGATCTCCGGGAACTCGGCGACGATCGTCTTGAGCTTTTTCTCCAGCTTGGGGTTGCCCAGGACGGCATCCGTGGTCTCAATGGTGGCGGGCTCGCTCTCAATGTGGGTGAGGATGGAGGAGATCTCGGGCACGTTTTCGCGGATCTCGGCTTCCAGCCGGGTGACGGTGTCGTGGGCGTCTTTGAGGGGCATGCGCTCGTCGAGTTCCAGGTGCTGCTCGACATGCAGCCGGCCGCCGAGGACCTGCACGCTGACGTCGTGCACGTTAAAGTTGTTGCGCGCCGCCACGCCCCGGATCCGGTCAAAGATGTTTTCTCCCCCGAACTCGCGGGGCACGGGATGAACGACAACGTCGGCCTCGGGAAGGATGCGGCGGACGGCCTGCGTCACCGCGTCCACCACTTGCTCCGACCTCTGGAAGGTGAGATTGCGACGCAGGGCGATGGAAAAGTCGGCGAAGTATCGGTTGCCGGCGCGGCGGATCCGGGCGCGGTCCACACCGAGCACTCCGTCCACGCGGGCCACCTCTTCGATGATCCGGGAGCGCACGCCGGAGGGCGCGGCGTCGAGCAGAGCGTCGATGGTCTGCCGCGCCAGCCGCCAGCTCACGTAGACGACGACGCCAGCGACCACCAGGGCGGCGATGGGGTCGGCATCGCGCAGCCACGGCAGGTTCAGGCGGCCGGGGTGGCCGAGTTCGACCAGGACCAAGCCGAGGATCACCACGGCGCTCGACCAGATGTCGGTGCTGAAGTGCAGAGCGTCGGCCTGGAGTGCCTGGCTGTCGTACTTGAGGGCGACGCGGCGCAGGGCGCGCGAGCGCCAGAAGTCCGCGATCATGGAGGCGAACATGACAACGAATGCGGCCAGGCTGGGCTCGATCTCCACGTGCTTGAAGAAGAGGCGCTTGACGGCCTCGTACACGATCCAGACGCAGGTCAGCAGCAGCAGGCCGGTCTCGATAAAGGCGGAGAAGTTCTCGACCTTGCCGTGGCCGTACTGGTGGTCGGCGTCGGCGGGCTTGTCGGAGACGCGGACGGAGAAGAAGGTGATGACGGCGGCGATGAGGTCGAGACCCGAGTGCGCGGCCTCGGAGAGAATGCCCAAGCTGCCCGTGGTCACGCCGACAACCAGCTTCAAACCAGTAATGCCGACGGCGGCGAACACGGAATTCAACGCCACTCCGCGCTTCTCGCCGCGCATCGTCTCCGACGCAAGCTGTCCCGGGTAACTGGCCATTGGGTTCATTATTCACCGGGAGCGGCGATGCGCCAAGACGGATGAGCGCCCCGGAGGCCATTTCCGCTTGTGGTAGCATCACGGATTAAACACTCGAACCATCCGGAGCCCACAGCATGCGCATTTTTCTCATACTTGCGGTATTGATGGCCATGGGAAGCGTCGCGGCCGCACAAGCGGGAACGCCGCAGACCTCGAAGAGCGCGCAAGGGGCCGCGAAAAAGCCGGCCACCCCAGCGAAGAAGAGTCCCGCCGGCGGCAGCCAAGCGGTGATCACCATCGAGAACCTGTGCCCGGCGAGGCAGCCCAAGCCGACGCCATGCAAAACCGTGATCACGAAAGACGAGTTCGAGCGGATCATGCATGCCATCCGGCCGAACCTGCCGCCGGGCGCGCGCATGCAGCTGGCACAAAGCTATGCCGAGTTGCTCACCTTCGCAGCCCAGGCGGAAAAGGCCGGCCTGGACAAAACGACGGAATTCCAGGAACAGATCAAGCTGCGGCGGCTGCAATCGCTGGCCATGGCCTATAACCGCTACCTCCAGGAGAAATACGCGAAACCCTCCGAGGCGGAACTGGAAAAATTCTACAACGAGAACAAGCCAGCGTACGAGGAGATCACGCTGAAGCGGATGCACATCCCCAAGCCGATCAGCAGCGGGGAGAAGAAACCAGCCATGGACGAAGCCGCCACCAAGGCGATGGCGGAAAGGACGCGCGAGCGCGCGGCAGCGGGAGAGGATTTCGACAAACTGCAACAGGAGGCAATCGCGGCGGTCAACCCGGAGGCAGCGAAGACAGCGGCGCCCCCGACAAGCATCGGTCCGCGGCGCCGCGGCACTCTCCCCCCGCCACAGGAGGCGCAAGTCTTTGAGCTCACTGCCGGGCAGGTGTCGCCCCTGTTTGATGAGCGTTACGGTTTTTTCATCTACAAGGTGGAGAGCAAGCGTGTGGTCCCGCTGGCTGAGGTGAAGACGCAGATCGCACGGCAGCTCGAGGAACAAAAGATGCGGGACGCCGTCGAGAAAACTATCAGCTTGGTGAAGACGACCTTCGAACAGAACTATTTCAAGCCTCCGGAGCCGCCGGAGGCCCCGGCCGCTGCGCCCGCGGCCCCCGTGACGCCCGCGCCGGCAGCACCGACTGCGGGAGCGGACAAGGAAGCTCCGAAACAGGAGCCGCCTGCAGCGACACCGCCTTCGCCGCCGCCTCAGCAGCAGCAGACGCCACCGCCCAGCGGGACCGCGCCGACCGCGCCCCCAAAGTAGATGAGTGACGCGCCGCAAACAGTCCTGATAACCGGCGTCGCGGGAAACCTGGGCCTGCGCCTGCTCCGCGAGCTGCTGGATTTCCAGGTGATCGGGCTGGACAAGGCGCGGCCTGGTGCCGACCTCCCGTTGCGCTTCGAGAGCATCGACCTGGGGGAGGAGGCGTCCTGCGGCCAGATGGTTTCGGTATTGCGTGAAACCGGCGCGCAGGCTGTGGTCCACCTGGCGTTTGTGATCGACCCCGTACGCACCGGCGTACTGAACGTGGACCGCATGTGGCGCATCAACGTGGCGGGCACCGCCCGGGTGATGGAGGCGATCGCGGTGGTGAACCGCACCGGTGGGGCGGTGAAGAAATTCATCTATCCGAGCAGCGTGTCGGCCTACGGCTCGGACTTCCCCAAGGCGGTCAGCGAAGATTACCGGCTCGGCGGCCACACTCTGCCGTACTCGATCCACAAACGCGAGGCGGACGAGGTGGTGCAGGAGCGCGCGCCGGCGCTGGGCGACTGCGCCACGTACCTCCTGCGCCCGCACATCTTCACCGGCGCCACCATGCAGAACTACCTGGTCGGCGCGCTGCGCGGGACACCAACCGGCCTCGGCAAGCTGGGCGCGTGGCTGCGCGAGCGCGGCACGCGTCTGCCCATCGTCCTTCCCATGGGCGAGCGATACCTCCAGACGAAGTGGCAGTTCGTGCACGTGGATGATGTCGCGCGACTGGTGGCGCACATCCTGCGCCGGGAGGACAAGCGCGGAGAGTTGACTGTGCTGAACGTCGCCGGCCGCGGGCGGTCACTCAGCTTTGGCGAATGCGTGCGTATCGCGAACGCTAAGATGGTCCGCCTGCCCGGACAGGCGGCGTGCCGCAAAGTGTTGGGCCTGATGTGGAACATGGGGATCTCCGGCGTTCCAGCCGAGGCGCTGCCCTTCTTCGTGGGCAGCTACACCATGGATACGTCGCGGCTGCAAAAGTTCCTGGGATCGGAGTACGAAAAAGTCATGCAGCACACCGTCGAGGAGGCTCTGGCCGATTCGTTCGTGCCGGTCGCGGAACGCAAGCCCCTGGTGGAGCCGGCAGTCGGCGGTCGGCAGTCGTCTGCGGGACGCTAGACAGCCAAGGGCGTTCGCCCCGAACAGCTATTTCCTTCCCCGATACAAACCGGCGATCCCGAAGGTATAGGGCGTCCAGGACGCATCCTGGAATCCCGCAGCGCGCATCCGGCCGAGCATCTCTTGCGGATCCGGGAACCGCTCCACGGAGGCGGGCAGGTAGGAGTAGGGGCCGCGCACGCCGGAGATGAGCGTGCCGACCTTCGGAAGCACACGGCGAAAATAGAAGCCGTAGAGAACGCCGAGCACGCCCCGCGGTTCGCCAAAATCGAGGATGCCCACTTCCCCGTCGGGCCGCAGCACGCGGAAGATCTCGCGCAAGCCTGCGTCGTAGTTCGCCAGGTTGCGGAAGCCGAAGGCAGAAACCACCAGGTCGAAGCTGGCATCGTGCAGGGGAAGGCGGAGGGCGTCGGCTTCGACGACGCGGAAGTTCTTGCCCAAGCTCTTATCCGCGGCGAGCCGAAGCATGGGGTGGGCGAAGTCGGCGCCGACGATCTGCGGATTCGGGCTCTGGCGGCGGACGGCCAAACCCATGTCCCCGGTGCCGCAGCAAAGATCGAGCACGCGCGCGCCGGGACGTTCCAGGAGGTGGCGGAAAGTGCGCGCCGCGCGGCGCCACCACAGCCGGTCCACGTTCATCGAGAGGAGGTGGTTCAGCAGATCGTAGCGGGGCGCGATGGCAGAAAACATCTCGCGCACCGCCGTGGCCGCGGCCTGCTCGTCGCGCGCGCCGGCCGGTTGAGCGCCGACGATCTTCTCCTGCTCTGCCGACGTCAATGCAGGCGCTCCACGGCGTCGAGGTCGGCCTTGTCTCCGAGATACTCGTATTTCTGCAGGGCGATGGGCACGTTGCCATTCTTCCACACAAAGTCGTGGAACCGGTTCAGCAGGAACGAGTCGCCTTCCTTGCGGCGCGCCTGGGCGAGGAATCCGAGGATCTGCGCCTTGCCGATCTGGTAGCTGATGGCCTGGCCGGGGTCGGAGGCGAAGAATGCCGCCTCATCGTGCGCGGTCTCGGCATCCATGGGGACGGTGGTGCTCAGGTATTCGGCTCCCTGCTCGATGGTGAACTGGCCGAGAGCGAGCTTGACGTCCACCTCGACGCGCAGCGCGCGCAGGCGCGCCATGTTGTAGATGATCTCGCGGGTGCGCGGCGAGTCGTCGAACAGGCCGGCCTGGACCATCATCTCCTCGTTGTAGAAGGCGATGCCCTCGTTGGCTCCGGAATCGTAGTAGTGGCGGCGGATAAGGTCCTCGTGCGCCCAGGACCACGCCATCTGCATGTAGTGCACGCCCTCGTGCACGATGCTGGTGCGTGGATCCTTGGCGTTGATGACGGCGAAGTATCCGATATCGGGCGCGGGCGGCGGCAGGTAGCGCACGCCGTTCTCCTTGAGCCGCGTAGGCGAGGTCAGGTCGTCGGTCACGCCGACGGAGGAGAGCGGCGCGAGGTAGCGGGGCATGGGCAGGTTGCGATAGTGCTGGAGCCAATCGGGCAGGTCCAAGATGCCGAACTCGTGGAAGTACTGGCGAACCGCAAGCTCGTCGCCGGCTTCGCGCTTGATCTGCGCCTCAGCGGACGGCGCCAGCTTCAGGTCCGGCAACCCGCGATCGCGGTGATGCTCGAGATCCTCAAAGGCGACCGAGCGGGCCCATTCTAGGCGCCCGATCTGAAGCAGCTGCTCCGGCGCGTACGGCAGGAGGGCCACGTTCTTCAAGAACCAGACGTAGTTGTCACCGCCGATCGCGGTCTTCTGCGACATCTGCGGCAGGCGCTGCTGCAGCCACCCGGCATACGACTCGAGCGCGACGATGGCGCGTTCCATCGCCGGCTCCAGCCTCACGGCGGCTTCCGGCGCCACTGCGGGCTTGAGTTCGCGCGCGACGGCCAGCAGGCGCGGGCGGATGTCTTTCAATTCGAGCAGGGCGACGCGGGCGAAGGGAGCGGCCGGGTCGGTGAGATTCTGGCGCGCGTCGCCGAGAATAGCCGGAACTGATTCGAGGCGGCGCACAATCTCGTCGCTGCGTGTTTGGCCGAACGGAGGCTGGACGATGAGGGCGTCGAACAGGGCGCCGATGGTCTGGGCGTTGTAGAAGCGCGGGTTGCGCTGCCAGGCACATAGGACGTCAAGCTCCCACTTCACCCGCATGATCGCAGACCCCAAGAGGCGGCGATCGACCTCGCGTGCGCGGTCGGTCTGCGGCGGGATCTTCCCCCAGCGCTGCTCGAATCCGGCCAACGCCCGGCGCTGCGTGGTGATGGCGGCGGGTGACCAGTCGGCCTTCCATCCGTCGGGCCGCTCGATGCGCGGGATGTCGTCACCAGAAAACGGCTGGGTTGTGGCTCGCCAGGCCCAGAAGTCGCGCCCGAGGTCGTCAATTGCGTCGGCGGATGCGAGGGGAACGGCCAGCGACAGCGCCAACGCGAGCACAGCGAGTTTTCTCATCAGTGTCACCAGTATGGTTCGATGGTTCGATTCGGTCTCTGCCAGCCCGATCCGCAACCTCTACGCCCGGCTAAGATCGCGCAATCCCTCCACCGCCTGCAGGACGGCGCGATCGGGCACGTCGGAAACGATCTCCACCTTGCCGATCCCCGTGGGGAGCACAAAGTGGACCACGCCGTCCCGGGTCTTCTTGTCGGCTTGCAGCCGACGGAGGACGCTGCGCGGACGCGTGGAGACGCGCGGCAGCGCAGCATAGGCGAGCACAGCGGAGATCACGCGCCGCGCAGTCGCGGAGTCGGTCTTCTGCATGGCGGCGGCGATCGTGGACGCAGCGATCATGCCCCAGGCCACGGCTTCGCCATGCAGGAACTGTTTGTACGCCGTCTCCGCCTCCAGGGCGTGGCCGACGGTGTGTCCGAAGTTCAGGATGCGGCGCAGGCCGCCTTCGCGCTCGTCGGCGGCGACCACATCGGACTTTACACGGATGCACTCGGTGATCAGCCATTCGAGCGCGGCGCCGTCCCGCCGCAGGATGGCCCCGCGCTCCTGCTCCATGAATTCGAAGATGGCCGGGTTGCGAATCACCCCGCACTTGAGCGCTTCGTACAGGCCGGAGCGGTACTCGCGCTCCGGCAGGGTGGAAAGCAAGTGGGGATCCACCAGCACGGCGCGCGGTTGATGGAAGGTGCCCAGAAGGTTCTTGCCCGCCGGAAGGTTCACGCCTGTCTTTCCGCCGATGGCGGAGTCGAGCTGGGCGACCAGCGTGGTTGGCACCTGCACGACGTCGATGCCGCGCATGTAGATGGAAGCGACGAATCCGGCGACGTCGCCCACCACGCCTCCGCCGAAGGCGATGACCACGGAGCTGCGATCCGCGCCGCCCTTCACCAGGCGCGCTGAGAGATCCTCGACCGTCCGCATGGTCTTGTAGCGCTCGCCGTCACCCATGTCGATGAAGTCGAATTTTAGCCCTGCTTTGCCGAGGGCCTTGGCGAACGCTGGTCCCCAGTGCCTGCGGACCGGGCGGCTGCTGACCACGAACGCGCGCCGTTTGCCGCCCAGCACGGCGACCAGCTGCTCGCCCGCGCGGCGCAGTAGTCCGCTCTCGACGAAGGCCGAGTAGGGGCGCGGCGGCACGGCGATGTTGACTTCTTTCACGGCGTTTCATCATAGCCGAAGGCCAAGTGACGGCGGGAGAAATGCGGGAAGTCGAGCGCACTCCGGCTCACCGATTGCAAACCGGGCCGGGTGTTATCATTTTGCCGGCATGAAGAGCGTCCCAGCCGAAACCGACTTCATTGTCGTGGGTGCCGGCATCGCGGGCATGCGCGCAGCCATCGAACTGGCCGCCGCGGGGCGCGTCCTTGTGCTCGCCAAGAACGAGCTCACCGAATCAGCCACCCAGTACGCTCAGGGCGGCATCGCCGTCGCGCTCAGCGACGAGGACGAGATCAGCCTTCACCTTCAGGACACGCTCAATGCCGGCGACGGCCTGTGCAATGTCGAAGCCGCCAAGGTGCTGGTCGAGGAGGGCCCGGAGCGCATCCAGGAACTCATCGATTGGGGCACGCAGTTCGACCGGCACGGCACCAAGCTGACTTTCACGCGCGAAGGCGCGCACAGCCGCTCGCGCGTGTTGCACGCCCACGGCGACTCCACCGGACGGGAGATCGGGCGCGCGCTCTACCACAAGGCAAAGACGTTCAGGAACATCTCCTTCTGCGAATTCGAGTTTGCCGTCGACCTGTGTCATCACGACGGCCGCGTGGGAGGCATCGAGCTGATCAACGAGAAGGGCGAGGTGAAAGAGGTCCACGCGTCGGCGGTGCTGCTGGCCACGGGCGGCATCGGGCAGGTCTACAAGGAGACGACCAACCCGGGCGTGGCGACCGGCGACGGCGTGGCCATGGCCTACCGCGCCGGAGCAGAGATCAGCGACATGGAGTTCGTGCAGTTCCATCCCACGGCGCTGTACGTCAAGGGGGCGCCCCGGTTCCTGCTGTCGGAGGCGTTGCGGGGCGAAGGCGCGATCCTGCGCAACCAGGAGATGGTGCGCTTCATGTCCAAGTACCACTCCATGGCGGAACTGGCGCCGCGGGACGTGGTGGCCCGCGCCATCGCGCATGAGATGGAGCGCTCGAAAGCGCCCGATCCCTGCGTCTTCCTGGACATGACGCATCTCGAGGGCAAGCACCTCCGAGAACGCTTCCCACGCATCTACGCCACCTGCATGGAGTTCAACATCGACATGGAGACGGACCTGATGCCGGTACGGCCCGCGGCGCACTATGCCATGGGCGGCGTACGCACCGACCTGGAGGGCAGGACGAACCTGCCCGGACTCTATGCCGCGGGCGAGTGCGCCTGCACCGGCGTGCACGGAGCGAACCGCCTGGCCAGCAATTCCCTGCTCGAGGGGCTGGTGTACGGAGCGCGCGCCGGCCGCACCCTCTGCACCGAAGCACGCCCGGTGGGGCACAAGAACAATCCCGGCAACAAGGCAGGCACAAGGATCGAGGCCCCGGGTGAGCCGAACGGACCGGCGGCCGAGGGGATCATCCACGGCGTGCAAGACTTGGCGTGGAAGGAGGTCGGCATCGTGCGCAATGGCGGGCAACTGCGGCAGGCCATCCATCAGCTCGAACGATGGCACGACCGCCTTCCGCCCATGACCAGCCGGCGTAACTGCGAGGCCCATAACATCTACCAGAGCGCGCTGCTGATCGCGCGCTCGGCGCTGGCGCGCGAAGAGAGCCGCGGCGCCCATTACCGCCTGGACTACCCCAGCCACAACGACGCCAAGTTCCACAAGCATTCGGTCGTCGTGCGCGACAAGACTCGCTTCGAATAAACCTCGCCTACGGACTGGACGGGCCCCCAGCCTCCGGCTCATGCTTTTTCGGCAACGCGATCGAGGCGCCGATGGAGACGGCAAGCACCACCGCCACGACGCCGAGGGCGAGGTGGATGGGCATGTCGTAATAGTGCGAAAGCAGCATCTTCGCCCCGATGAACATGAGTATGACCGCAAGCCCGTAATGCAGGTAGTGAAACAGCTCCATCATCCCAGACAGCGCAAAGTAGAGGGAGCGGAGGCCCAGCACGGCGAAGACGTTCGAGGTGTACACGATGAACGGGTCCTGCGTGACCGCCAGGACCGCCGGGATGGAATCGGTGGCGAACAGCACGTCGGTGGTCTCGACCAGCACCAGCACCAGCGCCAGGGGCGTGGCAAACCAGCCTTGCGGCGTGTGCTCGAAAAACCGGTCGTCCTTGTAATCGTGGGTTACACGGACATGCTTGCGGAACAGCTTCAGCACCCAGCTGTCCTTGGGACTGATCGCTACCCCGCGATGTACGGCGAGCTTGACGCCTGTGTACACCAGGAACGCGCCGAATACGTAGATGATCCACTGCACGCGGCGGATGAGAGTCACGCCGGTCGCGATGAAAATGGCCCGCATGATGAGCGCGCCCAGGATCCCCCAGAACAACACCTTGTGCTGGATCTGCCGTGGCACCGCAAAATGGCGGAAGATCAGCAGAAAGACGAAAAGGTTATCGACGCTGAGCGACTCTTCAATGAGATAACCGGTCACGAACTCGAGCGCGAGCTGGCGATTGGGCTTGGCCCAGCTGCCGGTCATCAGATGACCGAAATGGTAGATGAGAACGGCGAATGTGGCGGCCAGGCCGACCCACACCACGGTCCACGCGAGGGCCTCGCGGTAGCGCACGGCGTGTGCCTTGCGATGGAAGACCCCCAGGTCCAACACGAGCATCGCCAGCACGAACGCGTTGAATAAGACCCAGAACAGCCAGTTCCCGGCCATTCAGTTTTCTCCGGTCGGCATTGTAACTGCGAGGTGTCGAATGTGCTGTGCGTTGGTTCACCCGGTGAGCGATTCCCACCCGCGTCGTTCCAGGTCCCAGAAGATGAAGGCGATGCCTGCAGCCGCACAAAGCAGCAGGCCGAATCCCAGGGCGAAGCGGCCGAAGACGACGTACCCGATGCCGAACAGGGCCGAGTAGATCATCCCGCAGCCCACGATCCAGTCCACCGCAGCCCAGCGCAGACTCTGCCGGGAGACATGGTTACGCGCGAAGGCGCGCCATCCCGCCGCCGCGGGCTGCACCTTGTCGTAGAACGCCTGCAGCCTGGCTGCGGGTTCCGGCGGCGTCAGGTAGGTGACGACCAGCCAGCTCACGGTAGTAAAGGCCGTGGTAAGGATCATGAGCCACGCGAAACCGTGGGCATCGTCGGAGCTCAGGGGTGCTGCCGGCAGGCGTAGGTCGAACTCCTGCAACCTCGTGACCACCGGCGCCGACCACCTCGATTGCAGGTAGAGCGAAGACACCGCGGCCGCGGTCATGGCGCTGACCTCCGACCACGCGTTAATACGCCACCAGAACCAGCGAAGAATGAAAACCAGCCCGGCGCCCGCGCCGATGGCAATGAGGAATTTCCACGCGCCTCCGATCGAGTCCATATAAAACGCGGCGATCCCCGCAACCAGCGTGACGAATACCGTCGCGACTCGCGAAGCCACCACATAGTGACGCTCTGCTTCTCCCCTGCGCACGAAACGCCGGTAGAAGTCGTTGATCAGGTAGGACGCGCCCAGGTTGATGTGCGTCCCGATGGTGGACATGAATGCCGCCGCGAAGCCCGCCAGCATCAGCCCGCGCAGGCTCGGAGGAAGTTGCGTCACCATGACCTGGAGGTAGCCCGCCTCGGGATCCTTCAGGTTCGGATACATCGCGACCGCGACCAGCGCCGCCAGGATCCACGGCCATGGGCGCAATGCGTAGTGCGCGATGTTGAACAGCAGCGTTGCGCCCAGCGAGTGCCGCTCGTTCTTTGCCGAGAAAATCCGCTGCGCGATGTACCCTCCACCTCCGGGTTCAGCGCCCGGATACCAGCTCGCCCACCAGTTGATGCTGAGAAACACCAGGAACGTGAGGAACAGGTCGGAGCCGGGCGCCGGGAAAAAGGCGAGCGTGTTCCGATGGATGGTCGCGTCATACGCCGCGATCTTTGCTGTCAGCCCGGCCATGCCGCCCACCGCCGCCACCGCGAAGGCAGCCAGCGCGATCACCATGGTCATCTTCAGGATGAACTGTATGAAGTCGGTCCACAGCACCGACCACAGACCCGAGACCGCGGTGTAGACCAGCGTCAGAGCAGCGATGGCGAGGGCGAGAAGGAGGGCGTGCAGCTTGTCGAGGCCGAGGGTGATCTCGAGCACCTTGGCCATGGCCAGGTACACCCAGCCCATGATGATGGTGTTCACCGGGAGAGCGAGGTAGAGCGCGCGAAAGCCGCGCAGAAAGGCTGCCGGCTTGCCCGCGTAGCGCAGCTCCGCGAACTCCATATCGGTGAGCACTCCGGCCCGGCGCCACAGTCGGGCGAAGAAGAAGACAGTCATCATGCCGCTCAGCGCCATCGCCCACCACAGCCAGTTTCCCGCAATGCCGTTCTTGTAAACCAGGCCGGTAACGACCAGGGGCGTGTCCGCCCCGAATGTGGTCGCGACCATCGAGGTCCCCGCCAGCCACCACGGCACGCTCCTCCCCGAGATGAAGAACTCGCCCACGCTCCCGCTGGCGCGCCGGTAGTAATGGAAACCAATGCCGAGGTTGATGGCGAAGTAGACGGCGAGGACGAGCCAGTCGAGCGCGGTCAGTTGCACGTTGCTGAACTCTTACCACGGATTCGAACCCATGCCCATCGCTATTCGAGAGTATCGGAGTAGCGGCCTAGCGCAGGTCGAGGAGCCGGATCGTCTCCAGAACCACGTCGCCCGAGATCTGCAGGCTCTTCGGGCTCACTTTGTCGAGAGTGTCCTGGTCGGTGTGGTGCAGCGAGTTGTTGTAGCCGTAGTCGAGATCGATGATGTCGGCGACCGGCACGCCGAGCCGGCCGAAAGGCAGGTGGTCGTCCTCCACCGCGGTCTCGTTCACGAAGAAGTGCGATTGATAACCCAGGTTCGACGCCGCCTGGTACACCAGATCCTCGAGCCATGCTGTTGAGTTCTGGTCACGCTGGATGTCTAGGTCCGCGTCGCCGATCATGTCGGTCAGTAGGAAGGCCTTGAGCTCCTTCAGGGTTCCGTCCTTCTGCCATTTCTCGGCCATGTGCTTGCTGCCGTAGAGGCTGTCCTCCGCAGACCATTGCCGCACCGCCTCCTCGCCGTCGAACCACACCAGCCAGACGCTGTAGCCCCGCCGTCTGCCCCGCAGATGGTTGGCGAGCTCGAGCAGCAGGCCGGTGGTCGAACCGCCATCGTTCGCCCCGACGAACTTCGGCCTGCCATACAGCGTGTCGTAATGTGAAGCGATGACGATGATTCCGTCCTTCGTCCCAGCGTACTTGGCGATGATGTTGAACATGGGGACTGAGCCCGCAGGCGTCTGCGCGGTGAACTCATCGCTCTCCACCTGGTCGCCCTTGAGCCGCGCCACGATGTAGTTCTCGACCTTCTTGTGCGCCGGGCTGCCGATCGGCCGCGCGCCGAGGCCCACCACCTCGCGCACGTACTTCATGGCCCGTGAGGCATCGATTTTGGGCGCGGTGGCCGGAGCCGGGTCAGCGGTGCGCGCCGGCGCCGCAGTCTGCGCCGGTTGTGCCGCGGCCTCGATTGGAGGTGGGCTCTTCGTATTTCCGTTCCCTTGAGAGCAACCCGCTGCCGT
This genomic stretch from Terriglobia bacterium harbors:
- a CDS encoding cation-efflux pump is translated as MASYPGQLASETMRGEKRGVALNSVFAAVGITGLKLVVGVTTGSLGILSEAAHSGLDLIAAVITFFSVRVSDKPADADHQYGHGKVENFSAFIETGLLLLTCVWIVYEAVKRLFFKHVEIEPSLAAFVVMFASMIADFWRSRALRRVALKYDSQALQADALHFSTDIWSSAVVILGLVLVELGHPGRLNLPWLRDADPIAALVVAGVVVYVSWRLARQTIDALLDAAPSGVRSRIIEEVARVDGVLGVDRARIRRAGNRYFADFSIALRRNLTFQRSEQVVDAVTQAVRRILPEADVVVHPVPREFGGENIFDRIRGVAARNNFNVHDVSVQVLGGRLHVEQHLELDERMPLKDAHDTVTRLEAEIRENVPEISSILTHIESEPATIETTDAVLGNPKLEKKLKTIVAEFPEIIDAHEFTFKKVGERLYLSCHCTMPDSLPLARVHDISTALEIRFKQAAPELFKVLIHTEPQTDNRR
- a CDS encoding peptidyl-prolyl cis-trans isomerase, whose amino-acid sequence is MRIFLILAVLMAMGSVAAAQAGTPQTSKSAQGAAKKPATPAKKSPAGGSQAVITIENLCPARQPKPTPCKTVITKDEFERIMHAIRPNLPPGARMQLAQSYAELLTFAAQAEKAGLDKTTEFQEQIKLRRLQSLAMAYNRYLQEKYAKPSEAELEKFYNENKPAYEEITLKRMHIPKPISSGEKKPAMDEAATKAMAERTRERAAAGEDFDKLQQEAIAAVNPEAAKTAAPPTSIGPRRRGTLPPPQEAQVFELTAGQVSPLFDERYGFFIYKVESKRVVPLAEVKTQIARQLEEQKMRDAVEKTISLVKTTFEQNYFKPPEPPEAPAAAPAAPVTPAPAAPTAGADKEAPKQEPPAATPPSPPPQQQQTPPPSGTAPTAPPK
- a CDS encoding NAD-dependent epimerase/dehydratase family protein, which codes for MSDAPQTVLITGVAGNLGLRLLRELLDFQVIGLDKARPGADLPLRFESIDLGEEASCGQMVSVLRETGAQAVVHLAFVIDPVRTGVLNVDRMWRINVAGTARVMEAIAVVNRTGGAVKKFIYPSSVSAYGSDFPKAVSEDYRLGGHTLPYSIHKREADEVVQERAPALGDCATYLLRPHIFTGATMQNYLVGALRGTPTGLGKLGAWLRERGTRLPIVLPMGERYLQTKWQFVHVDDVARLVAHILRREDKRGELTVLNVAGRGRSLSFGECVRIANAKMVRLPGQAACRKVLGLMWNMGISGVPAEALPFFVGSYTMDTSRLQKFLGSEYEKVMQHTVEEALADSFVPVAERKPLVEPAVGGRQSSAGR
- a CDS encoding ubiquinone/menaquinone biosynthesis methyltransferase, translating into MTSAEQEKIVGAQPAGARDEQAAATAVREMFSAIAPRYDLLNHLLSMNVDRLWWRRAARTFRHLLERPGARVLDLCCGTGDMGLAVRRQSPNPQIVGADFAHPMLRLAADKSLGKNFRVVEADALRLPLHDASFDLVVSAFGFRNLANYDAGLREIFRVLRPDGEVGILDFGEPRGVLGVLYGFYFRRVLPKVGTLISGVRGPYSYLPASVERFPDPQEMLGRMRAAGFQDASWTPYTFGIAGLYRGRK
- a CDS encoding DUF885 domain-containing protein: MRKLAVLALALSLAVPLASADAIDDLGRDFWAWRATTQPFSGDDIPRIERPDGWKADWSPAAITTQRRALAGFEQRWGKIPPQTDRAREVDRRLLGSAIMRVKWELDVLCAWQRNPRFYNAQTIGALFDALIVQPPFGQTRSDEIVRRLESVPAILGDARQNLTDPAAPFARVALLELKDIRPRLLAVARELKPAVAPEAAVRLEPAMERAIVALESYAGWLQQRLPQMSQKTAIGGDNYVWFLKNVALLPYAPEQLLQIGRLEWARSVAFEDLEHHRDRGLPDLKLAPSAEAQIKREAGDELAVRQYFHEFGILDLPDWLQHYRNLPMPRYLAPLSSVGVTDDLTSPTRLKENGVRYLPPPAPDIGYFAVINAKDPRTSIVHEGVHYMQMAWSWAHEDLIRRHYYDSGANEGIAFYNEEMMVQAGLFDDSPRTREIIYNMARLRALRVEVDVKLALGQFTIEQGAEYLSTTVPMDAETAHDEAAFFASDPGQAISYQIGKAQILGFLAQARRKEGDSFLLNRFHDFVWKNGNVPIALQKYEYLGDKADLDAVERLH
- the aroB gene encoding 3-dehydroquinate synthase, whose amino-acid sequence is MKEVNIAVPPRPYSAFVESGLLRRAGEQLVAVLGGKRRAFVVSSRPVRRHWGPAFAKALGKAGLKFDFIDMGDGERYKTMRTVEDLSARLVKGGADRSSVVIAFGGGVVGDVAGFVASIYMRGIDVVQVPTTLVAQLDSAIGGKTGVNLPAGKNLLGTFHQPRAVLVDPHLLSTLPEREYRSGLYEALKCGVIRNPAIFEFMEQERGAILRRDGAALEWLITECIRVKSDVVAADEREGGLRRILNFGHTVGHALEAETAYKQFLHGEAVAWGMIAASTIAAAMQKTDSATARRVISAVLAYAALPRVSTRPRSVLRRLQADKKTRDGVVHFVLPTGIGKVEIVSDVPDRAVLQAVEGLRDLSRA